From the Micromonospora echinospora genome, the window CCTGGCCATGGTGATGGTGCCCTACCACGTCACGCTGATCCCCACGTTCATCCTGATCGCGAAGGCCGGCGGGGTGGACACCTACTGGGGACTGATCCTGCCGACCCTGGCCAACGCGCAGGCGGTGTTCCTGATGCGGCAGTTCATCCAGGGACTGCCGGACGAGCTGTTCGAGGCCGCGAAGATCGACGGTGCCTCGGAGTGGCGGACCTTCGTCCGGATCGTGCTGCCGCTGTGCAAGCCGATCCTGGCCACCCTCGGCGTGTTCGTCTTCCTGTGGCACTGGAACGACCTGCTCTGGCCGCTGATCATCGGGCAGAGCGGGGACATGCGCACGCTCACCGTCGGCATCGCCTCCCTCCAGCAGGAGCAGGTGCCGCTCAACGTCATGCTGGCCGGCTCGGTGGTCGCCTTCGTGCCCATCTTCGCCGCGTACCTGGTCGGCCAGCGCTACTTCACCGAGGGCGTCACGATGTCCGGAATCAAGGGTTGAGACGAGTGTTCACGAACGAGAGCGAGTTGGAGCAGCGGCTGGCCCGCCCGTCGGCGGCGCTGGTCGCCGACCTGGCCGAGGGCCGCGGTGACCTGGTGGTGCTCGGCGCCGGGGGCAAGATGGGGCCGTCGCTGTGCCGGCTGGCGCGCCGGGGACTGGACGCCGCCGGCCGCACCGGCGACCGGGTGTACGCGGTGTCCCGGTGGACGGACCGGGCCGCCGCCGGGGCGTTGGCCGCCGACCGCGTCGAGCCGGTGCCGTTCGACCTGCTCGGCGACGCCGACCTGGGCGGGCTGCCGGACGCCACCGACGTGGTCTTCATGGTCGGCGCGAAGTTCGGCACCTCGGCCGCGCCCTACCTGGCCTGGGTGGTCAACGCGGTGCTGCCGGCCGCCGTGGCCCGCCGCTACCCGGCCGCGCGGATCGCCGCCTTCTCCACCGGCAACGTCTACCCGATGGTGCCGGTGGGCTCCGGTGGCTGCGCGGAGACCGACCCGACCGGCCCGGTCGGCGACTACGCGATGAGCTGCCTCGGCCGGGAGCAGGTCTTCGCGCACGCCGCCGCCACCCGGGGCACCCCGGTCGCGGTGCTCCGGCTCAACTACGCCGTCGACCTCCGCTACGGCGTGCTCGCCGACATCGGGCACGCGGTGCTGGCCGGCGAGCCGGTCGACGTGACCACCGGGCACGTCAACGTGGTCTGGCAGGGCTACGCCAACGAGGTGGCGCTGCGGTCGCTGCGGCACGCCACGCCGGAGGTGTTCACCCTCAACCTGACCGGGCCGGAGACCGCGCCGGTACGGCGGATCGCCGCCCGGATGGGCGAACGGCTCGGCCGGCCGGTCACGCTCACCGGCACCGAGGCGCCCACCGCGCTGCTCAACGACGCCACCCGCTGCCACGCGCTGTTCGGCTACCCGGACGTGCCGCTGGGCACCCTGGTCGACTGGCAGGCCGACTGGCTCGCCGCCGGACTGCCCACCTCCGGCAAACCGACGAAGTTCGCCGTCCGCGACGGGAGGTTCTGACATGTCCCTGGAGCTGCTGCGGGACGGCACGGTGATCCCCGCCCAC encodes:
- a CDS encoding carbohydrate ABC transporter permease, with amino-acid sequence MTATTTTPAPTTPTPTPPARRRRAYRALEPGPAGRVARYALLAVASVVTLFPFYAMVVLSLKPAAAIEFPASLLPWPVDVGAYQEVLASRSILRWLLNTTIYSVVSVVAVLLLAAMAGYAFAKKRFPGRETMFWSFLAMVMVPYHVTLIPTFILIAKAGGVDTYWGLILPTLANAQAVFLMRQFIQGLPDELFEAAKIDGASEWRTFVRIVLPLCKPILATLGVFVFLWHWNDLLWPLIIGQSGDMRTLTVGIASLQQEQVPLNVMLAGSVVAFVPIFAAYLVGQRYFTEGVTMSGIKG
- a CDS encoding NAD-dependent epimerase/dehydratase family protein, producing MFTNESELEQRLARPSAALVADLAEGRGDLVVLGAGGKMGPSLCRLARRGLDAAGRTGDRVYAVSRWTDRAAAGALAADRVEPVPFDLLGDADLGGLPDATDVVFMVGAKFGTSAAPYLAWVVNAVLPAAVARRYPAARIAAFSTGNVYPMVPVGSGGCAETDPTGPVGDYAMSCLGREQVFAHAAATRGTPVAVLRLNYAVDLRYGVLADIGHAVLAGEPVDVTTGHVNVVWQGYANEVALRSLRHATPEVFTLNLTGPETAPVRRIAARMGERLGRPVTLTGTEAPTALLNDATRCHALFGYPDVPLGTLVDWQADWLAAGLPTSGKPTKFAVRDGRF